GGTCACGGAAAGTTGTCACGTTTTATTCCCGCCTTGGGTCGGCCTTGCCGGCAGGAACCGGTGGCAGCCAATACCGCCACAACTCCGGGCCTGATCCGAAATACACGGCGGCGTCGGTCAGCGCAAACCCGCAGGCGATACGCACCGGCGACGTCGCCAGCGTTTTGACCGTCGCGCTGGCCAGGTCAATCTCGTAAACGGCCTTCGCGGTCAGACCGATCATTCTCCCGCTTCGGTGCTGTCCTAGAGAAATCTCCACCTGCGTGCCGGGCAAAGTGTTCGTCTTCACGACCGTTCTTTGCGCGGGATCGAAGACGAGAAGTTTGTCCCCAACGGTTGTGAACACCCTGCCTTCAGCCGCGAATGTTGCCGGATATTTGGCCGCACCGGCCACGAGCGCCGCTTCGAAGACTTTCTCCTTCTTCACCGGATCGAACGCAAAGAACCTCGCCTCCCGTTCGGATGGTCTTGTGCCGCCGCCCCCAAAATTTCCGCTCCCGCCGAAGATCAATCCGCTCCTCGGCTCGTAAGCCAGAGACGCCACGCTCTGGTTCGTGATCACGTGCCGGTAATTCTCGATCGTCTTGTTCTGCTGCGGATCCCACACCGCCATCGCGCCGCCGAGTTCACCGTAGGGCGGTTCGCTGCCAATGTAGATCAGCCCTCTCGGACCGCGAATCATAGCGCGCGGCCGCAAATGGCCGTCGCCGACGCCTCCGAAAGAAACCGGATTGCCGTCCGCTGCGGAACCAAATTTCCAAAACGATTTGGCCGGGTTGTAGAGGTTCATCACCGCGCCGCCGTAATAACAGAGGTAAAGTTTCTCCTCGTGCTCCAGCATCGAATAGACCTCCCCGCCCGGCATGCTGCCCAGATGTTCGCTGCGATTCGCGGCCGGATCGAAACGAAAAACCTCCAACGGCATCGCCGTGCTCCCATAGACGCAGCCGCGCGGCCCATTGCCCACGACAAAGATCGTGTCGCCGGCGCCTTGATATTCGAACGCGCGCTCCGTCACTTCGCCCGAACGCGGATTCTTCAAAGAGAAGGCGCCGCGCCCATAGGCGACGACCTCGCGCCCATCGCGCAATTTGAGCGGCGGCCGTTCGGGTGCTTGCTCGACCAAGCTGACTTTCTCGTCGTCGATTCGCATCAAATTCGGACCGAACTCGGCATAGACACGGCCGTCGGCGCGGCGCGACACTCCGACGGTGCTCCAGCCTTTCGCGCCCTGGAGTCCCTCCGGCAGAATGCTCCGGTGTTCGCCGCTGACCGGTTCGAACACGACAAGGTCGCCTTTCTGAGTTCCGATGCCGGCGTAGACTTTGCCATTCGGGCCAACGGCCAGGCTTCTCGCGTACATCTCGGTCGGATGCATGCGTCCCAGGTCTTCCATCGCGCCCGTGACCGGATCGAAGCGGACGAGCTTGGCGTTCGGATAAGTGCACGCGTAAAGCTTGCCGTCTTTGCCGGTGTCGAATTGCCAGAGATAATCTTCCGAAGCCGAAGGTTTGCCCAAAACCGCCAAACCTTTGTCCGGTTGGCGCGGGTCAAAGCTAAGAATCAACGCGCCGCTCCATGTGCCCAGGTAAATCTTCTCATCGGGTCCAACGGCAAAAGCCCACGCGCCGGGACCTTGGGGCGCCGCGAACTGGCGCGCCTGTCCTGTCTCCGGATTCACCTGCACCAAAAACAGCGGCGCGCCCGCTTGATTGAAATTGAAGTAAAGCGCTTCGCCGCCCTGCCCGTCCGGGCCGACCAGACAGCCCATCAACCCGCCCTTGCGCACGGGAATCCCCACAGATTCAAAACGACCTGCGCCTTCTTGCGGAGCAGCCCACGCAAGCAGTGGCAGGAAAGTCAGCACAGCGACAAATAACGCGCGCATTGCAGTCCTGGATCATGCAGCGACAAAGTCTCCTGGCCAAGCCTGAACCCCGCGTTTCAACCCGCGTCCCGCGCTCAAGCGCGGGGCGACATTCACGCCGGATTTCACCTACATCACAAATGACGTTTCAATCCGCGCCCCGCGCTCGCGCGCGGGGCGACCCGCTCGCACAGCCCGTCCAGGCTGAGCAAGTCCGTTTCAATCCGCGCCCCGCGCTCGCGCGCGGGGCGACCTTGCGCTTGCGCTTGCGGCTCGATCTCCACCACGTTTCAATCCGCGCCCCGCGCTCGCGCGCGGGGCGACAGAGGCCGAAGAACATACTGCCCTCCACAATACGGTTTCAATCCGCGCCCCGCGCTCGCGCGCGGGGCGACTCCGCTCTTGAAGCGACGCGGATCAACAATCTTTTGTTTCAATCCGCGCCCCGCGCTCGCGCGCGGGGCGACTGCGGGCCTGCCAATCGGCAGAGCCGCAAGCCCTTGCTACCGGATTTCCGCGAACCTCGCGAGAATTTCCGCACACGAAATGACTCAACAGTCAAAGAACACGAGAAAGGTCCGGTTTCCAATGAAGTTGCGGCCGGACGCGGACTCCCGGCGCCTGGGCCGGCACTGTGGGTTCGCGCCACGCTGCGCACGATCGGAGTTCTGCCCTTGGGAAAGTCGGCATTCACAGGATGAGCGGTTCGGTCAGATCCACGGGTTTGGCGGCTCCGTGATGCTCGGTTCGCTGCGCGCACCAATCGGTCGGACACGCCGGTTATCTTCGGCAGACAAATCTCGAAGAGGGAGCATTCCTCGCAAGCCGGCTTGAACACGGCCTTCGGGAGTTGAGGGTTGGGGGTTGAGAGTTGCGAGTCGATCATTTCGCGGAGCTTTAAAATGGCCGTCTCGGTCAACTGACGCAGCTCCGCAGTGAACTCGACTTCGCGCCGCCGTTTGCTCGCCGCGTGAAACACCGCGCCGCGCTCAAGGGCGACGCCGAACATCTCCTCCAGACAAAGCGCCTGGGCGCAAAGCTGGGCGTCGTCGTTGTCGAACCGGCGGCGTTTTCCTTTTTTGTACTCGACGGGGACCAGCGTCTGAATTCCGGGGAGCACACGCGCCCCGCGTGTGGCGTTCGGCGCCCCGCCGAACCCTGCATCGGAACGGCTCTGAAAAATGGGTGGCACGGGCGACTCGCCCGTTTCGGTCGGCAACTTGCCGACCGAAATGGCCGGGAGCGCCAAACTGAAAGCACGGCCCGGATGGTCAATCGACGTGGCACCCGTTCCGTCCGCCAGGTTGCCGGACGGCGCAGGCTGGTAGCGCGCGCCACCCAATTCCACTTCGACAATGTCGCATTTTCCGGACAACCCGAGCCGTTCGGACCAGACGGGGAGCGCGCGCCAGAGCAAGACGCCTTTGGCGACTTCGTAACCGGGCAGGTCGGCGTGGGCGTGGGCGAGGTCGCCGAGAATCGTGTGCTCGTTTTCCTCGCGACAGCCATCGATCATCTTCAACGAGGCCCGGCGCGGGCAATAGAAGAAGTCGTTGAGCAAGCTCAGCGGCAACACTTCAAGCTTGACGAAAGGCAATGGTTCCAAGTTCGAAGTTTCGGGTTTCAAGTCTCAGATTCGTTCGATCCCATCGCGAGCGGATTTACTCGTTGTCGGTCTGGCCGCTTTGTGCCAGCTTAGGCCTATGGAAATCACCGTGACGAAGCCGATTGAGGATTTCATAAAGGAACAATTGGCCAAAGGCTACGGGGACGAAAGCGAAGTGGCTCGCCAGGCCTTCCTGCGCTGGATGGCCGAGGAGGAATTCGACGCCGAACCGCCGCGCCTCCTCGAGAAACTGGATGCCGCGCGCCAGGGCAGTTTCCGGCCCTACGATCCCAAAGCCTACGACGAGCTGCTCGCTTCTCCTGATGAAACTCCCGGTTGAGGAGAGCGAGTTCATCCCGTGCGACATTCTGAACATTGTGCGCCGCATCCGTCCGCACAATCCCGCCGCCGCTGTTCGATTCGTCGAGTCTTTCAAATCCAGCGTGGACCTTCTGGCTCGGATGCCCAGCATTGGGCGTCGGCGACCGGACCTGGGTTCGCCGGCAACACGCTCGTGGCGTGTGAACGGGTTTCGCAACTACCTGATCTTTTACGAAGTACTGCCAGACCGGCTCAGGCTGTTGCGCGTATTGCACGGCGCGCGTGACCTGCAGGCGGAGTTGGGCAAGTGAGCCCGCCCGGCGCGGGCAGTAGAGGGAGTCGTTGAGGAGCGAGAGGGGCAACGACTCGCGCGCCTCTGAAATCTGAGGTTCCGGATTTTCGGTTGGAGTCACAATACGTCAAAGCCAGTCTTGCCAGCCTTCAGCAAAGGAAGAATGTCCGCCATGTAACCGAGAAAGCCATTGTAATTCTGGCCGGTCCATGCCCAAAGCTCCTCGTCCGGACCGATGGGTTTCAGCGGCCAATCGCCACTCTTGAGCCGGCTCGACCAAATCTGGACGCTGTTCCGCATGATCTCACGCCAGGATGGAAACTGCGCCCGGTCGCGGTTCTCGATCCGTTTGACCAACGCCTGATCCACCAGCACGGTTCGCGTGTCCGCCGTGATGATTCGGCAGAGCCTGGCGACTTCGGGATAGTCCGCCGCTTTCTCTGCGGCTTCGATCTTTTCGATGATCTCGGCTTTCTGTCCGCGATCATTCCGAAGCTCCAAGCGGAGCGCCTCGGTGCAATCGCTGGGCGAAGGCTGGCGCTGCTGCATGGCGCAGTCCTTGAAGATGCCTGCCAGAACGTCACGCGCGACCTTGGCCTGCGGATGCAGCGAAAGCCCGCCGAACTCATCATGGCGGAAGTCCCATACTTCGCTGTCTGAATACTCGCCCGAACGGTTGGCGCGTCCGGCAATCTGGAGCAAGTTCACCAGCCCCCAGCTTTCGCGGAAGGCCGAGCGGAAGGAGAAATCCACGCCAGCTTCCACGCAACTGGTCGCCACCAGACACCAGTTTTTTTCCGGGGAAGCCAAGCGGTCGCGCACGCGGCGCACCGTCTCAGCCCGGTGCAAAGGAGTCAGCGCGGTCGAAATGTGCTCAATGTTCAGGCCAAGCTTGCAGTCTTCGCGAAGATGATTCGCCAACAGGGCAGCCGACTGGACTGTGTTCAGGATTACGAGTCTCGGCCCCGGCTTGCTCAGAATGAAGTCCGCCAGTTTCGGCAACGACAACTTGGCGGAATGAGTGTGAATGTTGACTCGCTTTTCCTCGAACTCCTTTGTTCGGTTGGCGACTTCTGACGAGACAAGTTCAGGAATCGGCCGCCGCTCAATCGCTGGGACGAAATCCTCTAATTCCCAAAACCGCGTCAACGAGCCGGACGCCAAGACGAGGTGGCAGCCCCAGTCGTCGCAAAGCTCGCGCAACCAGCGGAACATCTGCGGCCAAAGCGCGGCGGGCATGGCCGCGTGCGCTTCGTCCACGAAGATGGCGGAGCCGGCGACCTGGTGCAGCTTACGCAACGGGGCCGTGGCCTTCGCCGCCAACGCCTCGAAGAACTGAACGGCGGTCGTGACGACAATCGGCGAATCCCAGCGGGCAGCCAAATGACGAAGCTCGTAGCTCTCGTAGTCCACGCGATGGTGATGCGCGGCCACGACAGCTTCCATCCGAGCTTCCGTTTCATCGGCCAATCGCAACGCTCGCCGATACACGTCAACCGATTGGTCAATAATGTTCGTGAACGGGAGGACGACGAAGACGCGGCGCAACCGACGCTCTGCCGCCACGCGAAGCAGGTGCGCCATCACTGCCGTCGTCTTCCCGGTGCCGACAGGGCTGTCGCAAGACAGGATGTTCTCGTCCGGGTTGATGGGCCGCTCGCGACAGGCGCGATAGACCTGTTGCCGCAACTCGTGCCGGTCGCGCTCGCGCTCTGTTTGCGGATTGGCCTTGGCTGCGAGGCCGGCCACGTAACGATCCAGCGCCGCCGAACGATCCGCTGCTGACAGCGGTGGCGGTTCGATGGGGCGTTCGTTGCCGTAATGCCGTGCGGTGTCCGCATGGTCGGCGTCAACGAGGCAGGAGAGCAAAAGCCGGCGAACCAGACTGCTGAAGCCCGCCACTGGCGGGAGAATCACGGGCGCGAAGATGCGGGCGTGTTCAGCCAGGTACTCTGCCAGCTTCGCGTCGCTGCGCTGATGGGTCTTTAGGCCCGTGGTCCCGGCATCCTTTTCCAAGTCGCGAAACATGCCAACGATCCCGTTCGCGTTCTTGGCTCGCTCCTCTGGCAACGAAGGCAGGCCGATGTGATGGGCGTAGGACGCGATGACGGCCTCGGCGTGCTTGCCTTTCAGCAAGTGCGCAACACCTGCATCCACGTGGTTGAGTCGCGTCTGGCGGCGGTTTCGGCGCAGGTCGTCTTGGAAGATTTCGTCGAGCTTGCCGAGATCGTGGTAATTGAGCGCCATTTCTAAAGCGGAGAGGAACGGCTCCCGCCACTTTGACGAGAAGCGCGCCGTTTCCTGGCCAAACTCCATGCCCAGCCGGATAACTTCGCCGACGTGCGCCCAGTAGGTTTGTTCCGGAGCGCCGTCGTGGGCGCTATGGGCCAGCGGCTCGCTCACAAAGCGTAATCGGTGTACGTGCCGACTTCGCTCCATTTGGCAGGTTTCCCCTCGCGAACCGGCTTGCCCTTGATCTCATCCCAGGTCGGGATTTCGTAATCTGGCTTCAAGGCTTCGCTCGGTTTTGTTTTGTCAGGCACACGTTTCGGCGCCAGCGCGTCGAGGAACGCAAAGTCGGAAAACGAACCAAGCGGGTCGTTGTGCTGCATGACGTGGGCATGGATGATTTCCACTTCGGTGCGGATGACTGAGCGGGTGTGCGGATATGCGTGCTTAAGAAGGTGGAGCATGACCTGAACGTCGGCCAGCGTGCAGCCGGTCTTGCGGGCCTGCGTTGGGTTCACAAAGAAAGGCACAGTGTAGAGGCCGTGCTTCACCACGCGGAAGGACATCGGGGCCATGCCGCGGTCTTTGCCCTCCTCGACGCCAGACTTGTTTGTCCACGTCTGAAACTCGATTTCGATTGGCGCAACTGAGACACCGACGCCAAAGTGGGCTACACCAGCCCGGATCGTGTTCTTGCCGCCTTCTTCAAGGAAGGTGTTGCCGAACAGGCGCGCATCCCAGTACGTCGCCTGGAACTTCTTGAAGTCGTCTTCGAGGAGCTTTTTGATCTCGTCGCGTTTGCGGCCCCGGCTTTCGAGAATTTGAAAGCGGCCATCCACGTCAGCCCCGAGTTGGAGTTCTGGTTTTGCCTTCAACTTCGCCCAGACCAGACTGTCTTGGCCGTCGGCCTTTTCCACCAAGTCGCGGAGCTTGCGCTTGATGGATACTGGCGAGATCTCGCCTTTGCCGTCGGGCCGCTGGCGCGGAGAGCTTTCGCGCTCTGGGTCTCCGTTGGGGTTGGATTTGCGGACCTCGATGACGAGGAGGCCGGTGATTCGGGGGACTTGGGTTTCGCTCATGGTTTGTTGTTCTTTTGCGTTCATAAAGCTCAGTCTTTTTGGGTTTCAGGTTTTGGGTGGTCGGCGAGATAACCGAGAAGCAGTTTGGCCTTGTCGGTGTCGCTCATGCGGCCAGGAAGCTCGTCAACTCGGATGACGAACGTGCCCTCGTGGTCCTCTATGAAATGGGCGGCGCAGGCACCGATGAGCCGGAGCAACGTCTTCTCGTAGCCGGATTTCACTTCCGGATTGGTGTTCTTGAACGTCTTCGCCCAAGCCTGATATGGCACGAGCCGTTCAGCCAGCCGGGCCAGTGCAAAGACAGGTTGTTCCAACGCGGTCGCGAACAGCGCGTTGCCGATGAGTTGCGTGGGCGTTTCGTCGCCCCGCACATGCTTGCAGTATTGCTGGTGCAGGGAGTCGGCGTAGGCCAACAACCGACCGAGCTGATAGGTGGGTTCTTTCATAAAGAGTTCGTGTCGTTGTCCAAGTTGGTTCAGGAAGATTCCCGCGAGGGCGACAGCCTTGAGGACGCACCAGCGGGCAGGTTCGTTCAGGGTCTTGAAATCCCACGTTGCCTTCACAACCGCTGCGGACGCGAAGACGTTCGACATCCGGGCAAGCAGCGTTTGCAGGGCGAAGCGCGTCTTAGATTCTCGGAGCGAAGCCGGCGACAGGAAGACGTCGTAGGCGTCCGAGACAGAGAAGATGCGATGGAAGTCCCAGTTGAAGCCGCCTTCGCTGTTGGAGGCCCAAACTTTGTTCAGCACCGAAGCGGCGTCCAAAGGACTGGGAGCGGTGCGGGATTTCGGCAGCGGCTTCTTGGCTTCCCTATCGAAGAACGGCAGCGTCACGGGTGGACAATTCGCTGCGCCCGCCTGCCACGCTTTGGCCGCTGCCATGACTTCGCCGACGGTGAAACTGCGGTTGAGGCTGACCTGCTTGTTCGCTTTGTCCAGGGCGGCGATGGCGAGAAGGCGGACAAGTTGGTTTGGGTTGGCAGCGACTTTCCCCTCCAACGCAGCCAGGACCGGGCGGGCGGCAGCAGCAAAGTCGGGCGCATCAAAGGTGGGTGCCTCGTTGCCAAACAACTCGACGTAAGGGTCGGGAGCGTCGGGTTCGTCTTCCAGATAGGCGACGAGCAGGTCCTGCTTGCCCCCGCGGTTGCTCGGAATCGGGCGGCACGTTTTGTTGAGGCGGTCGTCTGAAGCAAGTTGCAGTAGCGCTCCGGCCATCTGCTGCGCCGTTTCTTTTGAAACCTTGAACGTCTCCGACCCGCCCAACCCGTAACGGAAGAAACACGCCGCTTCGCTCGTGTTGTTGGCGAAAAGGCGGACGTTGCCCAACAAGGTCACTTTGGGATCGGGGAATGTGTCTGTGATTTCGCAAGGCTGACCGGTGTAGGCGTCACGGGCCGTGGCTGGGCAGGCGCCGCTGCGAGAATTCGAGTCGAACGGCTGCGCGCCAATGTCGAGAAGTTGCTGGTTGAGCAGCCTCCCCATCCTGCTGTCGGCCACTCGCGG
The sequence above is a segment of the Verrucomicrobiota bacterium genome. Coding sequences within it:
- a CDS encoding type II toxin-antitoxin system RelE/ParE family toxin; the protein is MKLPVEESEFIPCDILNIVRRIRPHNPAAAVRFVESFKSSVDLLARMPSIGRRRPDLGSPATRSWRVNGFRNYLIFYEVLPDRLRLLRVLHGARDLQAELGK
- a CDS encoding CRISPR-associated endonuclease Cas3'' — translated: MERSRHVHRLRFVSEPLAHSAHDGAPEQTYWAHVGEVIRLGMEFGQETARFSSKWREPFLSALEMALNYHDLGKLDEIFQDDLRRNRRQTRLNHVDAGVAHLLKGKHAEAVIASYAHHIGLPSLPEERAKNANGIVGMFRDLEKDAGTTGLKTHQRSDAKLAEYLAEHARIFAPVILPPVAGFSSLVRRLLLSCLVDADHADTARHYGNERPIEPPPLSAADRSAALDRYVAGLAAKANPQTERERDRHELRQQVYRACRERPINPDENILSCDSPVGTGKTTAVMAHLLRVAAERRLRRVFVVLPFTNIIDQSVDVYRRALRLADETEARMEAVVAAHHHRVDYESYELRHLAARWDSPIVVTTAVQFFEALAAKATAPLRKLHQVAGSAIFVDEAHAAMPAALWPQMFRWLRELCDDWGCHLVLASGSLTRFWELEDFVPAIERRPIPELVSSEVANRTKEFEEKRVNIHTHSAKLSLPKLADFILSKPGPRLVILNTVQSAALLANHLREDCKLGLNIEHISTALTPLHRAETVRRVRDRLASPEKNWCLVATSCVEAGVDFSFRSAFRESWGLVNLLQIAGRANRSGEYSDSEVWDFRHDEFGGLSLHPQAKVARDVLAGIFKDCAMQQRQPSPSDCTEALRLELRNDRGQKAEIIEKIEAAEKAADYPEVARLCRIITADTRTVLVDQALVKRIENRDRAQFPSWREIMRNSVQIWSSRLKSGDWPLKPIGPDEELWAWTGQNYNGFLGYMADILPLLKAGKTGFDVL
- a CDS encoding CRISPR-associated protein — its product is MNAKEQQTMSETQVPRITGLLVIEVRKSNPNGDPERESSPRQRPDGKGEISPVSIKRKLRDLVEKADGQDSLVWAKLKAKPELQLGADVDGRFQILESRGRKRDEIKKLLEDDFKKFQATYWDARLFGNTFLEEGGKNTIRAGVAHFGVGVSVAPIEIEFQTWTNKSGVEEGKDRGMAPMSFRVVKHGLYTVPFFVNPTQARKTGCTLADVQVMLHLLKHAYPHTRSVIRTEVEIIHAHVMQHNDPLGSFSDFAFLDALAPKRVPDKTKPSEALKPDYEIPTWDEIKGKPVREGKPAKWSEVGTYTDYAL